In Triplophysa rosa linkage group LG7, Trosa_1v2, whole genome shotgun sequence, the following proteins share a genomic window:
- the igfn1.3 gene encoding immunoglobulin-like and fibronectin type III domain-containing protein 1, with amino-acid sequence MKFRKSKDEEPTAPGQVAIKKRSKVPGVMITQFVEEIPAGKSHPDFNRKPIALTIQEGKLAVFKAIITGDPTPAVTWARNNGDVSDPERYVVSYDQISGEHQLQMPNVGVDQADTYKCYAQNEFGRAVVTVTLNIIEVGFKKSKAMQEGRLEKAAADLKKTLRTRAETQKKEREDGEVDEKFWELLLSADKKDYERICIEYGVTDFRGMLRKLNEKKREIEDQRAQFVEHLSNLKHIEVKTPGCAEFEFEMDLKDPNARIFLFKDGVMVPFNTETDEKHFLRQVGRKFIFSVNGLSPEDAGMYQVDIEGVNVFSTDFKIPAVDFLVKIQEVKAIERQDAVFECVLSAPLSKISWMGKSTPLVQGEKYDISVSEDMLIHRLVVKDCMQVDKGIYAAVAGIKSCNAWLIVEPDPDPNNRGKKAARKTTVAGGGGADLQKIAAEQQEKLQKEREERMEQIKEFQAELEDAKAIETEVKEEEEVPAGPLEVQEGSTGTPQAVDKPKPKPKPKPEKKPDTGGVAEPESEPEPEPEPEPEPETKVQKKEEHVTSPGQVPPPPEEESTGEEPKKRVRTGPLVPDTVIDPGVHFTSGLSDVHAIIGQSAVMECKLSREDCDGVWYKDGKDITDTDALKIIKDGLVRKLILTNCKEDDSGKYRFEADGRKTEAILIVEDPPRLNQDDLAKFSEPVIIKANQNATFKLEFIGREPIKVQWYNEGEELTEDNHVRIEKSSSHSRLLLVKCQRKDSGEIKLKLKNEFGTIEALSKLIVLDKPTNPMGPIEVLEASSSCVELKWRSPKDDGGSTILNYSLDRNQIGRNTWVKLGNIPPEAHYKDNDVDHGRKYCYRIRAITAEGTSDVFETDDIQAGTKAYPGPPSTPKVVRAFKDLVTLSWTPPSNTGGTNIVGYNMEKRKRGSNLWSQVNAPEEPIKGKQYEVKDVVEGMEYEFRVSAINFSGAGEPSTPSEFVIARDPKKPPGKVTDLKVTGSSHTSLNLSWTKPEEEEGVQDEAKGYFVELRPAENTEWSRCNSNALISTSYTILGLKSMAMYWVRVIATNEGGDGEPRDLDNYIIAMPPPVRPKFTDRKMKSFMVVRAENSARININFEASPMPTIIWLKDGMPVSKRVTVSNTDGLSQLLIPSSERSDTGIYTIIVKNIVGQETFSIEIRVTDDPKPPGPVELDENVPGTLTVYWAASPDEKRDDHLYYMVMKRDSVKRTWHAVADQLFNNNFTAVNIMPGREYNFRVYAKNDIGISEPSESQTWGVVRKKEKFILNLAPSKTCNFESAPVFTVPLKKHASPEKYDCYMSCAVRADPTPRVTWYRNNISLNANPNYYITNTCGVCSMLILRVAPKDNGEYKVVAENPSGRAECTAQLTILE; translated from the exons ATGAAATTCAGAAAGAGTAAAGATGAAGAGCCCACTGCACCTGGGCAAG TGGCCATTAAAAAGCGCTCGAAGGTCCCGGGTGTCATGATCACGCAGTTCGTGGAGGAAATCCCTGCCGGAAAAAGTCACCCCGACTTCAACCGCAAACCCATCGCCCTGACGATTCAAGAAG GAAAGCTTGCCGTTTTCAAAGCCATCATCACTGGAGATCCGACGCCGGCTGTCACATGGGCTCGAAACAATGGGGATGTATCTGATCCTGAGAGATATGTTGTGTCCTACGATCAAATATCAGGAGAACATCAGTTACAG ATGCCCAATGTTGGAGTTGATCAAGCAGACACCTACAAGTGTTACGCACAGAATGAGTTTGGACGTGCCGTGGTCACCGTCACACTCAATATCATTGAAG TCGGGTTCAAGAAGAGCAAAGCGATGCAGGAGGGACGACTAG AGAAAGCAGCTGCCGATTTAAAGAAGACCCTGAGGACTCG AGCtgaaacacagaagaaagaaagagaagatgGAGAAGTTGATGAGAAGTTTTGGGAGCTGTTGTTGAGCGCTGATAAGAAAGATTACGAGCGCATCTGCATTGAATACGGTGTGACGGACTTCCGCGGGATGTTGAGGAAACTGAACGAGAAGAAAAGAGAAATTGAGGATCAGCGGGCGCAG TTCGTTGAACACCTGAGCAATCTGAAACACATCGAAGTTAAGACACCAGGATGTGCCGAGTTTGAATTCGAGATGGACCTCAAGGACCCTAATGCCCGAATCTTCCTCTTTAAG GATGGTGTTATGGTTCCATTCAACACCGAAACAGATGAGAAACATTTTCTGCGTCAGGTTGGCCGAAAATTCATCTTCAGTGTTAATGGTCTAAGCCCAGAAGACGCTGGAATGTACCAAGTCGATATTGAGGGGGTCAATGTTTTTTCCACTGACTTCAAAA TTCCCGCTGTTGACTTCTTGGTAAAGATTCAGGAGGTGAAGGCCATCGAAAGACAGGATGCTGTTTTTGAGTGCGTCTTATCTGCTCCGCTCTCAAAGATCTCTTGGATGGGAAAGAGCACCCCATTGGTTCAGGGTGAAAAGTATGACATCAGTGTATCTGAAGACATGCTGATCCACAGACTGGTGGTGAAGGACTGCATGCAGGTGGATAAAGGCATCTACGCAGCTGTGGCAGGAATAAAGTCCTGTAATGCCTGGCTTATAGTGGAAC CTGACCCTGATCCCAACAACAGAGGCAAGAAAGCGGCACGCAAAACCACCGTGGCGGGAGGGGGAGGCGCAGACCTGCAGAAGATCGCCGCCGAACAGCAGGAGAAACTTCAGAAGGAGCGAGAAGAAAGAATGGAACAAATAAAAGAGTTTCAGGCCGAGTTAGAGGACGCCAAAGCGATCGAGACAGAAGtgaaggaggaggaggaagttCCTGCAGGTCCCCTTGAGGTTCAAGAGGGTTCAACGGGAACACCTCAAGCGGTGGATAAACCCAAACCAAAACCCAAACCTAAGCCAGAAAAAAAGCCGGACACTGGAGGCGTAGCTGAACCTGAATCTGAACCTGAACCTGAACCTGAACCTGAACCTGAACCTGAGACAaaagtgcagaagaaagaagaacATGTTACGTCACCAGGACAAGTCCCACCACCTCCAGAGGAAGAGTCGACTGGTGAAGAGCCGAAGAAGAGAGTTAGGACCGGACCCTTAGTTCCAGACACCGTAATTG ATCCGGGGGTTCACTTCACCAGTGGTCTGTCAGATGTTCATGCCATCATAGGTCAATCAGCTGTAATGGAGTGTAAGCTGAGCCGTGAGGACTGCGATGGTGTTTGGTATAAAGATGGAAAAGAT ATAACAGATACAGATGCTCTGAAAATCATCAAAGATGGGCTCGTGCGTAAACTAATCCTCACTAACTGCAAAGAAGACGACAGTGGAAAGTATCGATTTGAAGCAGATGGACGTAAAACTGAAGCGATATTGATCGTGGAAG ACCCGCCAAGGTTGAACCAAGATGACCTGGCCAAGTTCTCCGAGCCTGTGATCATCAAAGCCAATCAAAACGCCACTTTCAAACTGGAGTTTATTGGTCGTGAGCCAATAAAAGTGCAGTGGTATAATGAGGGGGAGGAGCTAACCGAGGACAATCACGTCCGGATCGAAAAGTCGTCCAGTCACAGTCGCCTTCTGCTGGTGAAGTGTCAGCGCAAAGACAGCGGCGAAATAAAGCTGAAACTCAAGAACGAGTTTGGAACTATTGAAGCTCTTTCCAAGCTTATCGTTCTGG ATAAACCCACCAACCCAATGGGGCCTATTGAAGTATTAGAAGCTTCATCCTCCTGTGTGGAGTTGAAGTGGAGATCCCCGAAAGACGACGGCGGTTCTACTATACTAAACTACAGCTTGGATCGTAACCAGATCGGGCGGAACACCTGGGTGAAGCTTGGAAACATCCCTCCCGAGGCCCATTACAAGGATAATGATGTGGACCACGGAAGGAAATACTGCTATCGCATCAGAGCCATAACTGCAGAGGGCACAAGTGATGTTTTTGAGACAGATGACATCCAGGCGGGTACCAAGG CGTATCCTGGACCCCCCTCTACACCCAAGGTGGTCAGAGCCTTCAAGGACCTCGTCACTTTGTCATGGACTCCTCCCTCCAACACCGGCGGAACAAACATTGTTGGCTACAACATGGAGAAACGCAAAAGAGGAAGCAACTTGTGGAGTCAAGTGAATGCACCTGAGGAACCGATCAAAG GTAAACAGTACGAGGTGAAGGATGTGGTTGAAGGAATGGAATATGAATTCCGTGTGTCTGCCATCAACTTCTCTGGTGCTGGAGAACCAAGCACACCGTCTGAATTTGTGATAGCCAGAGATCCTAAAA AACCCCCCGGAAAAGTCACAGATCTAAAAGTGACAGGTTCCTCCCACACCTCATTGAATTTGAGCTGGACTAAACCAGAGGAAGAAGAGGGGGTCCAGGATGAAGCTAAGGGCTACTTTGTAGAATTAAGACCAGCTGAGAACACAGAATGGAGTCGCTGCAACTCCAATGCTCTCATTTCAACTTCATATACAATCCTTGGCCTTAAATCTATGGCCATGTATTGGGTACGAGTGATTGCGACCAATGAAGGAGGAGATGGAGAACCACGAGATCTGGACAACTACATCATTGCCATGCCGCCACCTG TGAGGCCAAAATTCACAGATCGAAAAATGAAGAGCTTCATGGTTGTGAGAGCTGAAAATTCTGCCCGGATCAACATTAACTTTGAG GCATCCCCCATGCCAACTATAATCTGGCTGAAAGATGGAATGCCCGTGTCCAAACGTGTAACCGTAAGCAACACGGATGGGCTGTCCCAGCTCCTCATCCCATCTTCAGAGCGCTCAGATACGGGCATCTACACCATCATTGTCAAGAACATCGTGGGTCAGGAGACATTCAGCATTGAGATCAGAGTTACAG ATGATCCCAAGCCACCTGGTCCAGTGGAGCTGGATGAAAATGTGCCCGGCACCTTGACAGTGTACTGGGCCGCATCTCCTGATGAGAAACGTGATGATCACCTTTATTACATGGTGATGAAACGAGACTCGGTCAAACGCACCTGGCACGCGGTGGCAGACCAATTGTTCAACAACAACTTCACAGCAGTTAACATCATGCCGGGAAGAGAGTACAACTTCCGCGTGTACGCCAAAAACGACATCGGCATTTCTGAACCATCCGAATCCCAAACATGGGGCGTCGTGAGGAAAAAAG AAAAGTTCATCCTGAACCTTGCCCCATCCAAAACCTGCAACTTTGAATCTGCGCCCGTGTTCACGGTTCCACTGAAGAAGCACGCCAGCCCGGAAAAATACGATTGTTACATGAGCTGCGCGGTGAGGGCCGACCCGACCCCGCGCGTCACCTGGTACCGCAACAACATCAGCCTCAACGCAAACCCcaattattacatcactaacaCCTGTGGGGTCTGCTCCATGCTCATCTTAAGAGTCGCTCCCAAAGATAACGGAGAGTACAAAGTCGTGGCGGAAAATCCCTCGGGCCGGGCCGAGTGCACCGCACAACTGACTATCTTAG AGtga